The proteins below come from a single Candidatus Woesearchaeota archaeon genomic window:
- the carA gene encoding glutamine-hydrolyzing carbamoyl-phosphate synthase small subunit, translated as MKLLKKSGEKARLILKDGSVFEGRTFGKKVSAAGEVVFNTGMVGYPESMTDASYRGQILVLTYPLIGNYGIPPKEFENSLLKYFESERVQVKGLIISDYSEKHSHWNAFSSLSEWMRDEDIPGIYGIDTRALTKKLRSKGTMLGRIVQENEDIGFYDPNKENLIEQVSIRNPALYGSGKIRVMLLDCGCKSNIIRSFIRRKVKVIRVPWDYDFAGKKYDGLFISNGPGDPKTAKDAIENIRIALQQEKPTFGICLGNQLLALAAGGDTYKLKFGHRSQNQPCIELGTKRCYITSQNHGFAVNTKKLPGGWHAWFENANDGTNEGVRHRSRPFYSVQFHPEAAPGPVDTGFLFDKFISTIKNGR; from the coding sequence ATGAAATTACTGAAGAAATCTGGGGAAAAAGCACGCTTGATTCTGAAAGACGGCTCTGTTTTTGAAGGCAGAACATTCGGTAAAAAGGTTTCTGCAGCAGGTGAGGTTGTTTTCAATACAGGGATGGTAGGCTATCCGGAAAGCATGACCGACGCAAGCTATAGGGGCCAGATACTCGTGCTCACTTATCCGTTGATAGGCAACTATGGAATCCCTCCTAAGGAGTTTGAAAATTCCCTGCTCAAATATTTCGAATCAGAAAGGGTACAGGTTAAGGGCCTGATAATATCGGACTATTCGGAAAAGCACAGCCACTGGAACGCCTTTTCCTCGCTTTCAGAGTGGATGAGGGATGAAGACATCCCGGGGATATACGGAATAGATACGCGTGCCCTTACTAAAAAGCTGAGAAGCAAGGGCACAATGCTCGGCAGGATTGTGCAGGAAAATGAAGACATAGGTTTCTATGATCCCAATAAGGAAAACCTGATTGAGCAGGTAAGCATACGCAATCCCGCCCTATACGGCAGTGGAAAAATAAGGGTTATGCTGCTGGATTGCGGCTGCAAGAGCAACATCATCAGGAGCTTCATAAGAAGGAAAGTAAAGGTCATAAGAGTTCCGTGGGACTATGATTTCGCTGGCAAGAAATATGACGGCTTGTTTATAAGCAATGGCCCGGGGGACCCAAAGACCGCAAAGGACGCAATAGAAAATATAAGGATAGCTTTGCAGCAGGAGAAGCCGACTTTCGGGATATGCCTCGGTAACCAGCTTCTGGCTCTGGCTGCAGGCGGCGACACTTACAAGCTCAAGTTCGGGCACCGCTCCCAAAATCAGCCCTGCATAGAGCTCGGCACTAAAAGATGCTACATAACCTCGCAGAACCACGGCTTCGCTGTCAACACAAAAAAATTGCCCGGGGGATGGCATGCATGGTTTGAAAACGCAAATGACGGAACAAACGAGGGGGTAAGGCACAGGAGCAGGCCCTTTTACTCTGTACAATTCCATCCTGAGGCAGCTCCCGGGCCCGTCGATACAGGATTTTTATTTGATAAGTTCATAAGCACGATTAAAAATGGGAGATAA
- a CDS encoding UPF0182 family protein, translated as MRNIRNKITAALFLAVFIAIMSFSSIARLITDYQWFENLGFEQIFLISLRTKVLLFFAAALLFFAFAAANLFVSSKTAKSEISLKLKLLIAAVVSFFVGTAAIQKWFAYLQYAWQVPFGVVEPIFSRDAAFYVFSLPFMLAAWRFLLAIVILTLILVTLDYLQNFLKELFMQKRDVSQSEIPMKGIRLPKIKQAALIHMSVLGSLVFILLAVRHYLERYLIMYSEKGIVVGAGYTDVVAYLPILKFLMVFALIVAALFYAWIFFTRKLRKRHILFGGIILYLTAFLFAPTIIPGIVQALKVSPNELNLEEPYIANNIEFTNKAYGLDEVERRDFSVERNLSADILAEEKTTLENVRLLDWRPLTQTYKQTQEIRLYYDLSGIDIDRYDIGGKYTEVMLSPREMNQRQLAENAKTWVNEHLVYTHGYGVVMSPVNKVTEEGLPTFYIKNIPPEYEADGNLKIDRPQVYYGEKGNEYVIVNTKQREFDYPKGSTNEYIHYDAEGGVQLDSFWKKLLMTIRFFDIKILLSSDITAESRIMFNRNVQDRIAKITPFLRLDNDPYIVINEGRLYWVQDAYTVTGNYPYSEKRMGINYIRNSVKVVVDAYTGSVTYYVVDIDDPLIRTYARIFPNEFKSFDSMPAGLKQHIRYPEDLFRIQSSIYTTYHMDDVTVFYNKEDAWEPTKEIYGTGQKIEVEPYYIIIELPEKESAEFVLMRTFTPLRKDNMIAWLAARCDGESYGKLLLYKFPKEKLVYGSLQIEAKFDQDSEISQQLTLWSQRGSSVTRGNLLVIPVRNSILYIEPLYLQAEQGQLPQMKRVLISDGEKVVMEESLGAALEELFGRKTADEDESVLSEDLIADANRYYDEILGAMRQNDWNAFGSSFDKLGQALEKLGQE; from the coding sequence ATGCGCAACATAAGGAATAAAATCACTGCTGCATTGTTCCTGGCGGTATTTATTGCCATAATGTCTTTTTCATCTATTGCCAGGCTTATAACAGACTACCAATGGTTTGAGAATCTTGGATTTGAGCAGATATTCCTTATCAGCCTCAGGACAAAGGTGCTGCTTTTTTTTGCAGCAGCGCTGCTTTTTTTTGCCTTTGCGGCTGCCAACCTATTTGTTTCCTCAAAAACTGCCAAGTCTGAGATCAGCTTAAAGCTAAAGCTTTTGATAGCCGCTGTAGTGTCTTTTTTTGTCGGCACTGCTGCGATACAGAAATGGTTTGCCTACCTGCAGTATGCCTGGCAGGTGCCGTTTGGTGTTGTAGAGCCTATTTTTTCAAGAGATGCGGCATTCTATGTTTTTTCGCTGCCCTTTATGCTTGCTGCCTGGAGATTTTTGCTTGCTATTGTTATCCTTACCCTGATTTTGGTTACTTTGGATTATCTCCAGAATTTCCTGAAGGAATTATTCATGCAGAAGAGGGATGTCAGCCAGAGTGAAATACCCATGAAGGGCATAAGGCTGCCGAAGATAAAGCAGGCAGCTTTGATTCATATGTCTGTGCTCGGCTCCCTAGTTTTTATTCTGCTTGCGGTGAGGCATTATCTTGAGCGCTATCTTATCATGTATTCGGAGAAAGGAATAGTGGTGGGCGCGGGCTATACTGATGTTGTTGCCTATCTTCCTATCTTGAAGTTCCTGATGGTATTTGCCCTTATTGTTGCGGCGCTGTTTTATGCATGGATATTCTTTACAAGAAAATTAAGGAAAAGGCACATATTGTTCGGGGGAATAATCCTTTACCTGACTGCTTTTCTGTTTGCCCCCACAATAATTCCGGGCATTGTACAGGCATTAAAAGTAAGCCCAAATGAGCTCAATCTTGAGGAGCCGTATATAGCCAATAACATAGAATTCACCAACAAGGCATACGGGCTCGATGAGGTTGAGAGAAGGGATTTTTCGGTTGAAAGGAATTTAAGCGCTGATATCCTGGCAGAAGAAAAAACCACTCTGGAGAATGTAAGGCTGCTTGACTGGAGGCCCCTTACCCAGACCTATAAGCAGACCCAGGAAATCAGGCTCTATTATGACCTTTCAGGAATAGACATAGACCGGTATGATATCGGCGGGAAATATACGGAAGTTATGCTTTCTCCGCGGGAAATGAACCAACGGCAATTAGCTGAGAATGCAAAGACATGGGTGAATGAGCATCTTGTATATACACATGGATATGGTGTTGTGATGAGCCCGGTGAATAAGGTAACAGAGGAAGGCCTGCCTACTTTCTATATCAAGAATATCCCGCCTGAGTATGAGGCAGACGGCAATTTGAAAATAGACAGGCCGCAGGTATATTACGGTGAAAAAGGCAACGAATATGTTATTGTCAATACAAAGCAGAGGGAATTCGATTATCCCAAGGGCAGCACTAATGAATATATCCATTATGACGCTGAAGGAGGGGTGCAGCTTGACTCTTTCTGGAAGAAGCTGCTGATGACCATAAGGTTTTTTGACATAAAGATACTGCTTTCTTCTGATATAACTGCGGAGAGCAGGATAATGTTCAACCGCAATGTCCAGGACAGGATAGCGAAAATAACTCCTTTCTTAAGGCTGGACAACGATCCATACATAGTGATAAATGAGGGCAGGCTTTACTGGGTCCAGGATGCATATACTGTTACGGGCAATTATCCCTATTCAGAGAAAAGAATGGGCATAAATTATATCAGGAACAGCGTAAAGGTTGTTGTTGACGCTTACACAGGCTCTGTAACATATTATGTTGTTGACATTGACGATCCTTTAATAAGAACTTATGCGAGGATATTTCCCAATGAGTTTAAAAGCTTTGACTCAATGCCTGCGGGCCTGAAACAGCATATAAGATACCCCGAAGACCTGTTCAGGATACAAAGCTCTATCTACACCACTTACCATATGGATGATGTTACTGTTTTCTATAATAAGGAAGATGCCTGGGAGCCTACTAAGGAGATATACGGCACAGGACAGAAGATAGAGGTCGAGCCGTATTACATAATAATAGAGCTTCCAGAGAAGGAGAGTGCGGAATTCGTACTTATGAGGACATTTACTCCGCTGAGAAAAGATAATATGATTGCATGGCTTGCTGCGAGGTGCGACGGCGAGAGCTACGGCAAGCTGCTGCTGTACAAGTTTCCAAAAGAGAAATTAGTGTACGGCTCCCTCCAGATTGAGGCTAAGTTTGACCAGGATTCCGAGATTTCACAGCAGTTAACATTATGGAGCCAGAGGGGCTCAAGCGTGACAAGGGGCAACCTCCTGGTGATACCCGTAAGGAACAGCATACTGTATATAGAGCCGCTTTACCTTCAGGCAGAGCAGGGCCAGCTTCCCCAGATGAAAAGGGTGCTGATCTCAGACGGAGAGAAGGT